From Clarias gariepinus isolate MV-2021 ecotype Netherlands chromosome 2, CGAR_prim_01v2, whole genome shotgun sequence, one genomic window encodes:
- the foxo3b gene encoding forkhead box protein O3B, whose protein sequence is MAETTSSPEPLPGMDVAIDPDFEPQKRPRSCTWPLPESSLAKPEANATYIIPEEEDDDEEESAMAVSANGEDGRPDAQSGDQDQDQAGSQTQVEAKARAAEVNGQGVQQQQTPRKSSSRRNAWGNLSYADLITKAIESTPDKRLTLSQIYDWMVRNVPYFKDKGDSNSSAGWKNSIRHNLSLHSRFVRVQNEGTGKSSWWMINPEGGRGGKAPRRRAVSMDNGNKYTKSARGRAAKKKAALQAAQEGSIENVSAGGLSKWPGSPTSRSSDELDSCWTDFRSRTNSNASTISGRLSPILANPELDEVPDDELGPPLSPMIYSSSNSLSPPSSSSSNSKQCPAELPRLGTMNLNDGLTDNLMDDLLDNIALAPSTQASQDGSTFTFGSTTSTPGSSSSSPNGASSSGGFGNSIFGPSAGALRQTPMQTIQENKQASFSSISRFGNTTLQELLNSDSLGSHSHSDVMMTQSDPLISQTSAAVASQNSRLRNGLMHPKDPMMPSFSSGFKGQSSPLQNNRHHQGTNTQASLHSLPKNGHPSLANEINNVVSAKQHLQQQSSILLSETSVYSGLNGSNGMGVSGTERFPTDLDLDIFNASLDCDMDSIIRSDLMDADGLDFNFDALVQNNVSLNPVGSFNGTTQSSQSWVPG, encoded by the exons ATGGCTGAGACAACATCATCCCCCGAGCCTCTGCCCGGAATGGACGTGGCCATAGACCCGGACTTTGAGCCCCAGAAGCGGCCGAGGTCATGCACTTGGCCGCTGCCGGAGTCCAGCTTGGCGAAGCCAGAAGCCAACGCCACGTACATCATCcctgaggaggaggatgatgatgaagaggagAGTGCAATGGCTGTCAGCGCGAACGGAGAAGATGGCAGGCCTGATGCGCAGAGCGGAGATCAGGACCAGGACCAGGCGGGATCGCAGACCCAGGTGGAGGCTAAAGCGCGCGCTGCTGAGGTGAACGGACAGGGGGTGCAGCAGCAGCAAACCCCACGCAAGTCCTCGTCGCGCAGGAACGCCTGGGGGAACCTGTCCTACGCAGACCTTATCACGAAAGCCATAGAGAGCACACCGGACAAAAGACTGACTCTCTCCCAGATCTATGACTGGATGGTCAGAAATGTCCCTTACTTCAAAGACAAAGGAGACAGCAACAGCTCGGCTGGCTGGAAG AATTCCATCAGGCACAACCTGTCTTTACACAGCCGTTTCGTCCGTGTCCAGAACGAGGGAACCGGAAAAAGCTCATGGTGGATGATAAATCCTGAAGGAGGAAGGGGAGGTAAAGCACCACGTCGCCGCGCAGTCTCCATGGACAACGGGAACAAGTACACCAAGAGTGCACGAGGACGTGCAGCAAAAAAGAAGGCTGCGTTACAGGCTGCCCAGGAGGGATCGATAGAGAACGTGTCTGCTGGGGGTCTGTCCAAGTGGCCAGGTAGTCCTACATCCCGTAGCAGTGATGAACTGGATTCCTGCTGGACTGACTTTCGGTCACGAACAAACTCCAATGCTAGCACAATAAGTGGCCGTCTGTCACCAATCTTAGCCAATCCAGAGTTGGATGAGGTTCCAGACGATGAGTTGGGCCCACCCCTCTCACCAATGATCTACTCCAGTTCCAACAGCCTTTCGCCTCCTTCTTCATCCTCCTCAAACTCCAAGCAATGCCCGGCTGAGCTTCCACGACTAGGCACGATGAACCTCAATGATGGGCTAACTGACAACCTTATGGATGACCTCTTGGACAACATAGCACTTGCACCATCAACACAGGCAAGTCAAGATGGCTCCACCTTTACATTCGGGAGCACCACTTCCACTCCaggctcctcctcttcctcaccaAATGGTGCCAGTAGTAGTGGAGGGTTTGGTAATTCCATTTTCGGCCCCTCTGCTGGAGCATTAAGACAGACACCCATGCAGACGATCCAGGAGAACAAACAAGCATCTTTCTCAAGCATTTCTCGTTTTGGGAACACCACGCTTCAGGAGCTGCTAAACTCTGACTCACTGGGCTCCCACAGCCACAGCGATGTCATGATGACACAGTCTGACCCACTCATATCACAAACCAGTGCAGCCGTTGCTTCTCAGAATTCCCGTCTTCGCAATGGCCTCATGCACCCCAAAGACCCTATGATGCCATCATTCAGTTCTGGGTTCAAAGGTCAGAGCAGCCCTCTCCAGAACAACCGACATCATCAGGGCACCAACACCCAGGCATCACTGCACTCGCTCCCCAAAAATGGTCATCCAAGCCTGGCGAATGAGATTAATAACGTAGTTTCTGCCAAGCAGCATCTTCAGCAGCAGTCCTCCATCTTGTTAAGTGAGACCTCTGTTTACTCTGGGTTGAATGGCAGTAACGGAATGGGGGTTTCTGGAACAGAACGGTTTCCCACAGACTTGGATTTGGACATTTTCAACGCAAGTCTTGACTGTGACATGGATTCCATAATCCGCTCAGACTTAATGGATGCTGACGGTCTAGACTTTAACTTTGATGCTTTGGTGCAAAATAACGTCAGCCTGAACCCTGTTGGCAGCTTCAATGGGACAACGCAGTCCAGTCAAAGCTGGGTTCCTGGCTGA